In Carya illinoinensis cultivar Pawnee chromosome 10, C.illinoinensisPawnee_v1, whole genome shotgun sequence, one DNA window encodes the following:
- the LOC122279992 gene encoding UDP-glycosyltransferase 86A1: MENKHGQKPHAVMFAYPLQGHVIPFVHLAMKLASKGFIITFINTLSVHHHITKSQPLIAAKDNIFAGARESGLDIRYKTVSDGFPVGFDRSLNHDQFMEGILHVLSAHVDEIVEELVRHSDPPVTCLIADTFFVWTSMIADKYNLVNVSFWTEPVLVLTLYYHLDLLRKNGHFASQDNRVDTIDYIPGVRAIQPKDLMSYLQATDNISTVVHRIIYKAFQDVKRADFIVCNTVQELESETITALQEKQPIYAIGPVFPAGLITKNIVPTSLWSESDCIHWLQTKPHGSVLYVSFGSYAHVTKHDITEIAYGLLSSGVNFIWVLRPDVMNSDEHDFLPVGFEDDIKGRGLVVTWCRQIDVISHPTVGGFLTHCGWNSILESIWCGVPLLCFPLLTDQFTNRKLVVDDWRIGLNLCDKKLITREEVAAKINRVMSGKSDDELRMNTKELRNILENALNSTHGHGSSEKNLNQFIDDVKLKVREKLGVVTWETNGIPI; this comes from the exons ATGGAGAACAAGCACGGCCAGAAGCCTCATGCTGTGATGTTTGCCTACCCTCTTCAAGGCCATGTGATCCCCTTCGTCCATCTAGCCATGAAACTTGCATCTAAGGGCTTCATTATCACCTTCATCAACACCCTCTCCGTCCACCACCACATCACAAAATCCCAACCCCTTATCGCCGCCAAAGACAACATCTTTGCCGGAGCACGTGAATCTGGTCTAGACATACGTTACAAGACGGTTAGCGACGGTTTCCCAGTAGGGTTCGACCGCTCCCTCAATCACGACCAGTTCATGGAGGGTATTTTGCATGTCTTGTCCGCCCACGTCGATGAAATAGTAGAAGAACTGGTTCGGCACTCCGACCCTCCCGTCACTTGCTTGATTGCAGACACGTTTTTCGTGTGGACATCGATGATAGCCGACAAGTATAACCTTGTTAACGTTTCTTTCTGGACCGAACCAGTTCTGGTTTTGACTCTCTACTATCACCTCGACCTCCTTAGAAAAAATGGCCATTTTGCTTCTCAAG ataatcgtgtggacaCCATTGATTACATACCTGGTGTGAGGGCCATCCAACCAAAGGACTTGATGTCTTATCTTCAAGCTACCGACAACATATCGACTGTGGTGCACAGGATCATATACAAGGCATTTCAGGATGTAAAAAGAGCCGACTTTATTGTCTGCAACACTGTCCAAGAGCTCGAGTCCGAGACAATCACAGCCTTACAAGAGAAGCAGCCAATATATGCAATCGGGCCAGTTTTCCCTGCTGGGTTAATCACCAAGAACATTGTTCCTACTAGCCTGTGGTCCGAGTCGGACTGCATCCACTGGCTTCAAACCAAGCCACATGGTTCGGTTTTGTATGTCTCTTTCGGTAGCTATGCTCATGTGACTAAACATGATATTACGGAGATAGCATATGGGCTTTTATCAAGTGGAGTGAATTTTATTTGGGTTCTTCGTCCAGATGTTATGAATTCTGATGAACATGATTTCTTGCCTGTTGGGTTTGAAGATGACATCAAAGGTAGAGGCTTAGTCGTGACTTGGTGCCGTCAGATTGATGTGATCTCGCATCCGACGGTTGGAGGGTTCCTAACTCACTGTGGATGGAACTCGATATTAGAGAGTATATGGTGTGGTGTTCCGCTGTTGTGTTTCCCTTTGCTGACAGACCAATTCACAAACAGAAAACTAGTGGTCGATGATTGGAGAATCGGGCTTAATCTTTGCGACAAGAAGTTAATCACAAGGGAGGAAGTTGCAGCAAAGATCAATCGTGTGATGAGTGGAAAATCAGACGATGAATTGAGGATGAATACAAAGGAGCTCAGAAATATACTAGAGAATGCATTGAACAGTACCCATGGCCATGGATCTTCAGAAAAAAATCTCAATCAATTCATCGATGATGTGAAGCTCAAAGTTAGAGAGAAACTTGGGGTAGTGACATGGGAAACAAACGGTATTCCAATATGA